DNA sequence from the Nitrospinota bacterium genome:
CATGGCCGCGCGTCCGGCGGCGGGCCTCATCGGCTGCCGCGTGGAAAACCCCGACGGCGGCTTCATGCGCCAGTGCCGCCGCGGCTATCCCGATCCGCTTTCCGCCTTCTACAAGGCCAGCGGCCTCATCCGCCTCTTCCCCCGCCACCCCCGCATCGCCCGCTATTTTTACGGCGGCGCGCCGGAGGATGCCGTGATGCCGGTGGACGCCGTCTCCGGCAGCTTCATGCTGGCGCGGCGCGAGGCCCTCAAGAAAGCGGGCAATTTTTGCGAAGAGTACTTTATGTACGTTGAAGACGTCGACCTCTGCAAAAAAATCCGCGGCGCGGGGTACGAGGTGCTCTATGCGCCGCTCATGCGGATACGCCACCACGGCGGCCGCTGCGTGGCCAAAATGCCCCGGCGATCCGCCTTTTACCACTACCACATGACCCGCTCGCACCTTGTCCTCTACCGCAAGGACGGCTCACTTTCGGCGCTGGTCTTCTGGTTCATCGC
Encoded proteins:
- a CDS encoding glycosyltransferase family 2 protein — protein: MDTPNPLLSVVIVNWNGREPLRLCLESLYRHEKTADMEIIVSDNASTDGSVAMLREKFPAVRIIENGENLGFGAGNNRALAVARGEYVLMLNPDMEFIEPGLEKLVAFMAARPAAGLIGCRVENPDGGFMRQCRRGYPDPLSAFYKASGLIRLFPRHPRIARYFYGGAPEDAVMPVDAVSGSFMLARREALKKAGNFCEEYFMYVEDVDLCKKIRGAGYEVLYAPLMRIRHHGGRCVAKMPRRSAFYHYHMTRSHLVLYRKDGSLSALVFWFIAARYILVSLLSGNRHLNAHLREFFAIRSGTVTEAMRRL